The following proteins come from a genomic window of Fontisubflavum oceani:
- a CDS encoding tetratricopeptide repeat protein: MSAGTGLAFAQNDRLEELFERLQIPDLGNWELVEEEIYQRWSISGSASADFLLMRGREALDEGDLDAALDHLTALTDHAPDFAEGWNARATAYFRMGMYGPSIADVQQVLALNPRHFGALTGLGLMLEEMGEFDAALEAFESAQAIHPHRPDINQAVDRLNRMLEGETL, encoded by the coding sequence ATGTCGGCGGGAACCGGCTTGGCCTTTGCGCAAAACGACCGCCTGGAAGAATTGTTTGAGCGGCTCCAAATCCCGGATTTGGGCAATTGGGAGTTGGTGGAGGAAGAGATTTACCAACGCTGGTCAATCTCCGGCTCGGCCTCGGCGGATTTCCTGTTGATGCGGGGGCGCGAGGCGCTGGATGAGGGCGATCTGGACGCGGCGCTTGATCACCTGACTGCACTGACGGATCATGCGCCGGATTTCGCCGAAGGTTGGAATGCGCGCGCGACAGCCTATTTCCGGATGGGCATGTATGGACCCTCAATTGCCGATGTGCAGCAAGTCCTGGCCCTCAATCCGCGCCACTTCGGAGCGTTGACGGGTTTGGGCCTGATGTTGGAGGAAATGGGCGAATTCGACGCCGCGTTGGAGGCTTTTGAGAGCGCGCAAGCTATACATCCGCACCGTCCCGACATAAATCAGGCGGTGGATCGGTTGAACCGAATGCTTGAGGGCGAAACCCTCTAG
- a CDS encoding SCP2 sterol-binding domain-containing protein, whose amino-acid sequence MSDVITGAVAALSAKLGDGFDGSAMFVIEGEGAIVVDGSGVRAAEDGAEADVTMTADADTFQEILAGDLNPTAAFMGGRLKVDGDMGAAMRLGGALG is encoded by the coding sequence ATGAGCGATGTGATTACCGGTGCCGTGGCGGCTCTAAGCGCGAAACTCGGCGATGGGTTCGACGGCAGCGCCATGTTTGTCATCGAAGGTGAAGGCGCGATTGTTGTCGACGGCTCGGGCGTACGCGCCGCCGAAGACGGGGCCGAAGCCGATGTGACGATGACCGCCGATGCCGACACGTTCCAAGAAATCCTCGCCGGGGACCTGAACCCGACCGCCGCCTTCATGGGCGGGCGATTGAAGGTTGATGGCGATATGGGCGCGGCCATGCGCCTTGGCGGCGCGCTTGGCTGA